One Epinephelus moara isolate mb chromosome 20, YSFRI_EMoa_1.0, whole genome shotgun sequence genomic window carries:
- the LOC126407416 gene encoding inverted formin-2-like encodes MTLIIILVWENVHNAIYFFPFSNAPSTRPSSFAAPPLPPQPPPGLFSIAAPPPPPPRLSSTAAPPPSPSPPGPSAHAAPPGLPPPEPTLTELTSFVTSYTSSFHPPPPGLSSFAPQPPLPSFEHFHSSQSTNPLETASEVFMPTLRAGQSGREPIPCTPAELHMLTLLENLKHQLNQQSSVMNLLMSRLNAAREPASEMPDDISFPLSSLAEVDCFEDWLNDPANAMKKKQMVAVLASLGGRDIKHVTWNILAHIFSSSVAKQINWKGVNNKKKFSEMATKALLTRKCELYTYCSSKCQMSSANLALCL; translated from the exons ATGACACTAATTATTATATTAGTGTGGGAAAATGTACACAAcgccatttatttttttcctttcagcAATGCACCCTCTACAAGGCCATCTTCCTTTGCTGCACCTCCACTTCCACCACAGCCACCTCCAGGGCTATTTTCCATTGctgctcctccaccaccacctccaagGCTATCTTCCACTGCTGCACCTCCACCATCACCATCTCCTCCAGGGCCATCCGCTCATGCTGCACCTCCTGGGCTCCCTCCTCCTGAGCCAACACTCACAGAGCTGACCTCCTTCGTGACTTCTTATACATCATCCTtccatccaccacctcctgGGCTGTCCTCGTTTGCACCACAACCTCCACTGCCATCTTTTGAACATTTCCATTCATCTCAGTCCACAAATCCTTTGGAAACCGCCTCGGAAGTGTTCATGCCCACTTTAAGAGCTGGCCAGTCTGGGAGGGAGCCAATTCCCTGCACAC CTGCCGAGCTCCACATGCTCACTCTTTTGGAGAACCTAAAACACCAGCTTAACCAACAAAGTTCTGTGATGAATCTCCTCATGTCACGACTGAACGCTGCACGTGAACCAGCATCAGAGATGCCAGACGACATCTCCTTTCCTTTGAGTTCACTGGCTGAGGTGGACTGTTTTGAGGACTGGCTCAATGACCCAGCGAATGCTATGAAGAAGAAACAAATG GTCGCTGTGCTGGCCTCTCTTGGGGGACGTGAcataaagcatgtcacctggAATATCCTGGCACACATTTTTTCATCTAGTGTCGCCAAACAGATAAATTGGAAGGgagttaataataaaaagaagttCAGCGAGATGGCAACCAAGGCTCTCCTCACACGTAAGTGTGAATTATATACATATTGCtcctcaaaatgtcaaatgtcctCAGCAAATCTAGCCCTGTGTCTTTAG